In the genome of Streptomyces violaceoruber, the window TGTGGCCAGGGGTGGCCACCGCGCGCAGCTCCAGCCCCGCGTCGACCGGCTCCACGGCGCCGTCGGCCACCGCGACGCGCGCGTACGCCACCTCGGCCCCGGCCGGCACCAGGTAGCGCGCGCCGGTGAGCCGGGCCAGCTCCAGACCGCCGGTGACGTAGTCGTTGTGGACGTGGGTCTCGGCGACGACGGCGATCCGCACCCCGCGCCGGGCGGCCGCGGCGATGACACGGTCGATGTCCCGCGGCGGGTCCACGACGACGGCCGCGTCGGGACCGCCCGCCAGATAGCTGCGGTTGCCCAGTGACTCGGTCTCCAGGACGTCGACAAAGAACACGGCACGCTCTCCTTCCGGAATTACCCCCTGGGGTATCTCTTCCGGCCACCGTAACAGATATACCCAGGGGGGTATCGAGAGGGTGTGCTCGTCTTCTGCTCGCGCCGCCCCCGCGCCGTCGCGGGCCGAGTGCGCCGCCGCTGCGCGCCTGTGCCGCGAGACCCGGGCAACTCCGGTGTACGACGCCGAAGTTGGGGTACCCGGTGCGTCGGCACGGTCGACACCGGGGTCGGCGCCGGTGACGGCCGTGCCGTTCTCGTCACGCACCGCCGCCCGTCGCCCCACGGCACCGGCGCTCCGTGACCCGTTCGGAACACCACGTGACCCGAACGGCCCTCTCGGGTACCCGCCCGGTCGGCGCAGGGTTGGGATGTGCACGGGCACCCCGTGCCCGCGCGCCCCGACCGGCTGTCCCGACACGGAAGGACCACCGATGTCCGTCGACACGCAGCAGGCGCCCCCCGAGCCCACGGACGAGGAGCTCGCCGGGCTGGACGCCCACTGGCGCGCCGCGAACTACCTCGCCGTCGGCCAGATCTACCTGATGGCCAACCCCCTGCTGACCGACCCCCTGCGTCCCGAGCACGTCAAGCCCCGTCTGCTCGGCCACTGGGGCACCTCACCCGGCCTCAACCTGGTCCACACCCATCTCAACCGGGTGATCAAGGCCCGCGACCTCGACGCCCTGTGCGTCTGGGGCCCCGGCCACGGCGGGCCCGCCGTGCTGGCCAACGCGTGGCTGGAGGGCTCCTACACCGAGACCTACCCGGACATCACCCGGGACGCGGCCGGCATGGCCCGGCTGTTCAAGCAGTTCTCCTTCCCCGGCGGCGTACCGAGCCACGTCGCGCCCGAGACGCCGGGCTCCATCCACGAGGGCGGCGAGCTGGGCTACGCGCTCTCGCACGCCTACGGCGCCGCCTTCGACCACCCGGACCTGGTGGTCGCCTGCGTGATCGGCGACGGCGAGGCGGAGACCGGCCCGCTGGCGACGTCCTGGCACTCCAACAAGTTCCTCGACCCGGTGCACGACGGCGCCGTCCTGCCGATCCTGCACCTCAACGGCTACAAGATCGCCAACCCGACGGTGCTCGCCCGCCTCCCCGAGACCGAGCTGGACGAACTCCTGCGGGGCTACGGACACGACCCGGTCCACGTCACCGGCGACGACCCGGCCGCCGTCCACCGCGCGACGGCCCGCGCCATGGACACCGCCCTCGACCGCATCGCCGCGATCCAGCGGGCCGCCCGCGAGGAGGGGGCCACCGGGCGCCCCCGCTGGCCGATGATCGTCCTGCGCACCCCCAAGGGCTGGACCGGCCCGGCCGAGGTCGACGGACTGCCCGTGGAGAACACCTGGCGCGCCCACCAGGTGCCCCTGTCCGCCGTACGCACCAACCCCGAGCACCTCGCGCAGCTGGAGCGGTGGCTGCGCTCCTACCGTCCCGAGGAGCTGTTCGACGACGCCGGTGCGCCGCGGCCCGCCGTCCTCGCAGCAATCCCCGAGGGGCCCCGCCGCCTGGGCGCCACCCCGTACGCCAACGGCGGCCTCCTGCTGCGCGAACTGCCCGTGCCCCCGCTGGAGAAGTACGCCGTCCCCGTCGGAGAACCCGGCGCGAGCACGCACGAACCCACCCGGGTCCTCGGCGACCTGCTCCGGGACGTCATGGCGGCCACCACGGACCGGCGCGACTTCCGTCTCGTCGGCCCCGACGAGACCGCCTCCAACCGCCTCCAGGCCGTCTACGCCGCCACCGGCAAGGCATGGCAGGAGCGGACACTGCCCGTCGACGAGGATCTGGACCGGCACGGCCGCGTGATGGAGATCCTGTCCGAACACACCTGCCAGGGCTGGCTGGAGGGCTACCTCCTCACCGGCAGGCACGGACTGTTCTCCTGCTACGAGGCGTTCGTCCACATCGTCGACTCGATGGTCAACCAGCACGTCAAATGGCTGCGCGTCACCCGCCGCCTGCCCTGGCGGGCGCCCATCGCCTCCCTCAACTACCTGCTCACCTCCCACGTGTGGCGCCAGGACCACAACGGCTTCTCCCACCAGGACCCCGGCTTCGTCGACCACATCCTCAACAAGAGCCCCGAAGCCGTACGGGTCTACCTGCCGCCGGACGCCAACACCCTGCTCTCCGTGGCCGACCACGCGCTGCGCAGCCGCGACTACGTCAACGTGATCGTGGCCGGCAAGCAGCCCTGCTTCGACTGGCTGACCATGGACCAGGCCAAGGCGCACTGCGCGCGCGGCGCCGGCATCTGGGACTGGGCCGGCACCGAGGACGGCAGCCGCGAACCCGACGTGGTCCTCGCCTGCGCGGGCGACGTACCGACCCTGGAGATCCTGGCCGCCGCCCAGCTGATCCGCCACCACCTGCCGGAACTCGCCGTGCGCGTGGTCAACGTCGTCGACATCGCCCGCCTGCTGCCCAGCGGGGAACACCCGCACGGCATGAGCGACTTCGAGTACGACGGCCTGTTCACCGCCGACAAGCCGGTGATCTTCGCCTACCACGGCTACCCCTGGCTGATCCACCGGCTCGCCTACCGGCGCACCGGCCACGCCCATCTGCACGTGCGCGGCTACAAGGAGATCGGGACCACCACCACGCCGTTCGACATGGTGGTCGGCAACGACCTGGACCGCTACCGCCTCGTCATGGACGTCATCGACCGCGTGCCCGGGCTCGCCGTGCGCGCGGCGGCCGTACGGCAGCGGATGGAGGACGCCCGGCAGCGGCACCACGACTGGATCCGCGAACACGGTGTGGACCTGCCCGAGGTCGCCGACTGGACCTGGGAGGCGCCGCGGTGACCGCGACCCCGTCGACCTGGGACTACGACCACTACGACGCCGCCGAGGAGCGGCTGCGGGAGTCCCTGTGCACCCTGGGCAACGGCTACTTCGCCACCCGCGGCGCGCT includes:
- a CDS encoding phosphoketolase family protein, whose translation is MSVDTQQAPPEPTDEELAGLDAHWRAANYLAVGQIYLMANPLLTDPLRPEHVKPRLLGHWGTSPGLNLVHTHLNRVIKARDLDALCVWGPGHGGPAVLANAWLEGSYTETYPDITRDAAGMARLFKQFSFPGGVPSHVAPETPGSIHEGGELGYALSHAYGAAFDHPDLVVACVIGDGEAETGPLATSWHSNKFLDPVHDGAVLPILHLNGYKIANPTVLARLPETELDELLRGYGHDPVHVTGDDPAAVHRATARAMDTALDRIAAIQRAAREEGATGRPRWPMIVLRTPKGWTGPAEVDGLPVENTWRAHQVPLSAVRTNPEHLAQLERWLRSYRPEELFDDAGAPRPAVLAAIPEGPRRLGATPYANGGLLLRELPVPPLEKYAVPVGEPGASTHEPTRVLGDLLRDVMAATTDRRDFRLVGPDETASNRLQAVYAATGKAWQERTLPVDEDLDRHGRVMEILSEHTCQGWLEGYLLTGRHGLFSCYEAFVHIVDSMVNQHVKWLRVTRRLPWRAPIASLNYLLTSHVWRQDHNGFSHQDPGFVDHILNKSPEAVRVYLPPDANTLLSVADHALRSRDYVNVIVAGKQPCFDWLTMDQAKAHCARGAGIWDWAGTEDGSREPDVVLACAGDVPTLEILAAAQLIRHHLPELAVRVVNVVDIARLLPSGEHPHGMSDFEYDGLFTADKPVIFAYHGYPWLIHRLAYRRTGHAHLHVRGYKEIGTTTTPFDMVVGNDLDRYRLVMDVIDRVPGLAVRAAAVRQRMEDARQRHHDWIREHGVDLPEVADWTWEAPR